The DNA region TGGACGAAGCTCTAAAAAGGTAATTTCAGATCTTGGAGAATTTCAACTTGATGTACCAAGAGATAGAAACAGTAGTTTTGAACCGGAGGTTGTTAAGAAAAATCAAACAGATATATCTGGAATTGAAGATCAAGTTATTGGTATGTATGCAAAAGGAATGACTACCAGAGATATTGCTACTCACTTAGAAAACATATATGGTTTTGAGGCTTCGCCTACACTAATATCTGGTATAACAGATAAAATTACTCCTATAGCTAAAGAATGGCAAAATAGACCATTAGAAGCCGTTTATCCTATAATCTTTATGGATGCCATACATTATAAAGTTAAACAGGATAATAGAGTCATAAACAAGGCTGCTTACGCAGTTATTGGAGTAAACTTAGATGGTATTAAAGAAGTTTTGGGAATTTGGATTGGAGCTAATGAAACATCAAAATACTGGCTCTTAGTATTAAATGAACTTAAAAATAGAGGGGTTAATGATATACTTATAGCTTGTGTTGATGGTCTTAATGGATTTAAAGAAGCTATTAAAGCGATTTATCCTCGTACTGAGATTCAGAGATGCATAATACATCAAATTAGAAACTCTTCTAAATATGTATCTTATAAAGATTTAAAAGCATTCAATGCAGATTTAAAACTAGTATATACATCTGCAACAGAAGATGCAGCCTTAGCGGAGCTAGCTAAATTTGAAGAAAAATGGGGAGATAAATATCTTATTGCTATCCGCTCATGGAAAGCTAATTGGGAAGAACTTTCTACATTCTTCAAATACCCGCCAGAGATACGAAAAATAATATATACTACCAATGCAATGGAAAGCTATAATAGACAATTAAGAAAAGTAACCAAGAGTAAAAGCGTATTTCCTTCAGATGATGCTTTACTTAAAATGCTTTATCTAGCAACAATGGATATAAGCAAAAAGTGGACCCAATCTATACGTGGATGGGCTCAAATACTAGCTCAATTATCTATATATTTTAGTGATAGGCTTGAAACTGTAATTTTTTAAATTTACCTATAATCTTCTAGTCATAGCTATAATGCTTTACTGTAAAAATATATAATAAATATAAAAAACTAGGTTTTTATATTTCTAATACCAAACCTAGTTTCTCATAAAAACATCTAATTTAAAATTTCTTATGGCAGTTTACACAAAATTATTGACAGACTCAGTTCTGAACCACTTGCATTTGCTTTATCGCATCTAAACTGGAGAGTTTCCTACATTATTAAAAACTTGTCCGTAAGGAGTACAATCTAAAGCGCTATGTCCAAGTCCTCTAAGCTTTGGTATTATTAATCCTACCACATCTTTTGTTAAAACATCCTCCTGTCTTATTCCTGCAGCTCTTGTGTCTGGAGTACAGTTATGTCCTGGATCAAAAGATAATATCATTGTTCATTCCTCCTATTTTCCTAATAATTTTATGGCACCTACGATAGCACCAAGTATTTTAATAGAAAGATCTGCCAGCTTTATGAGTTCAATGATAATAGACTGACAAGCCTCTATATTTGCATCATTTTGTAGTTCAGGTAGAGCTTTTATTTCTTTTACTGATTGTTTTATATCTGTAATATCCTCTTTTATCATTTTTACATAGACTCTAGTTTCTGCCATTCCTGTTTCTAGGTCTCTTATTCGCTGCTCCTGAATGCATTTATGTTCATCCATTAAATCACTTCCTTAAATTTATATTGCTCAAAATATATAATTAGTGATATTATTAATATAGCAAAACTCGTCTTGGATATATTTACCAAGGTAAGTTAATAAATATATCCTCTAACATAATCCCCCTTTTTTCTTAACGTTTATTTCGATATTTTTAGTATAAACAATATAATTTCCTTCTGCAAAGTTTTAAATAACGCATATATCGTTTTTAATTTTATGTATTGCCATAATCTATCGTATTTCCTCTATTTTCCTCATATATATTGACATATTATCGTATTTAACGTTATAATATACTTATGACGTACTATATTTATAGATAAATTACGTTAAAATATTTTTGGAGTGATAAAAATGGTACTTTCTAAAGAGGAACTTGGAAAATTAGTAAAAGAATCACGTAAAATTAAATCTGATAAGATAATGAAAAGATATACTCAAGTAATGCTTGCTGATGATATAGATAAATCTCAAGGTTATATTGGTGATATAGAATCTGGAAGGACATATCCAACATTTAGAGTACTAAGCAAAATTGCTGAAGCATGCGAGGTACCTTTTAGTTTCTTTGGTAGTACAGAAGCCGATGCTCTAAAAAGAATTATAATGAGTGCTTATCCTGATATGTCTAATGAAAAAGTGCAAAAATTTTTAAACTATGTCCTTTCTGAGCTTAGTGACAATGAAAATTCTCCTTTTATAGATATTGACCAGGATCTTACTTTGGATATATTGAAAACCATGTATACTGAATTTAAGGATAAAGAAAAATTTAATGAGTATCTATTACATAAAAAAGACTATCCTCAGACCCATGTAGCCGAAGATACTAATGATTATATACCAGTTAGCCGTTCCGAGATTTTAGATGCTAAATCTGCTATGAATTTAATACTGTCCCAACCTGGTCTGATGCTAAATGGTGAACTATTATCAGACCAAAGTAAAATAGCTCTGGCAAACGCTATTAAACTAGGGCTACAATATGCAGAACAAATGCAGAAAAAGGAGAAGAATAATAAATAGTTCCTTTGAACTCTATGGCTTGGAGGTTAGGTATTAATGATAAAAGATATTGTCCAAGGTGTTATTGATTTATATATGACTAGAGATCCCTTTGAATTATGTAATTGCTTAGATATTGAAAGCATGCTTAATGATTTGGGAGATGAAATAAAGGGCTTCTTTCAAAGAACTCCTGACGGTTATGAAATAATTCATATAAACACAAGATTATCTGAAGAAGAAAGAAGATATATTTGTGCTCATGAGTTAGGCCATGCTATTCTCCATACAAATATGTCTATAGGCTTTTTTATTGAAAACAAACTTCAAATTAGAAATAAATACGAAATTGAAGCAGATAGATTTGCAGCTGAGCTATTAATAGAGGACAACCTTGATTCTAAAGAGTTTTCCCAGTTAAATGTTGAACAAATTAGCAGGTGTTTATGTGTACCTGAAAAACTTATTATATATAAATTTAATTTGGATATATAAATAAAAATGGAACCGTCGCATTAGCATAAAAAAATATGCTAACGCGGCAGTATTTGTTATCCCCCTAAAGCAAAATTCCCTCAAACCAGTAGTCTGAGGGAACATAAAACACACTTTATTAAATTACTATAATCCTTAAAAGCCTTTGATATCAGGCTATTTCTTTACTATCATCATAACTGTCTCCACATGTGTTGTGATAGAAAGATGATACTAATACGCGTTAAAATAGGTTTTGCGTAAAAATGAAAGAATATATTTTTCTATTCCTTGGCACAGATATTCCATATGCATATACTTTAAAACTCAATTTATAACAGAAAGTTGCTGAAAGTGTGCTACAAAAAAGAATAGATGAATTAGGCGGTTTAGAATTTTATCATTCTCATATGGAATATATCGGTAAATAATGGCAATTATATATCTCTAAAAAACAAAAAATAATCTCATTATGATATACTTCTCAGTACACCATAATGAGATTTTCTTATCTACAGTTATGCTTATAATATTCTTTCATTTCTAACAAGCTCTAAACTATTTATTATATTCCCCATTACTAACTAGACATGATGGTGTTGATGTAGTCATTTTCTTTAATCATACTGTACCAATAAAATTGTCACTTTCATACTTTTCCCTAATAAGGAAAATACTATTTCTGTCCATATTTTTTTCTACATAGACATTTTCTTAATCTGGTTATTCAGTTTATTTAATAATACCTATTTTTTTCAACCACGGTTCAATGTCATTAAGATTGTTTGCTGTTAATCCTTCCAATATATTTGCCTTAGCACCAAAAGTGTTGATTGCTCCCATGCTTTCTTTGATATCACTCGAAGAACTGGTGCAGAAAGGAACAATTGTCTTTCCTGATAAATTGTAAGATTCAAGGAATGTATCTATTGCCATTGGTGCCGTATGCCACCAGATTGGATAACCAACAAAAATCACATCATAATCATCCATATTTTCTACCTTCGTCGCTAACTTTGGTCTGGCGTTCTCGTCCTTTTCCTTTTTAGTAGCATCTGCTAATTTTTGATAATCTTCGGGGTATGGTGTCGCAGTTTTAATTTCAAAAATATCACCTTTAGTAAGTTCCTGAATTCTTTCTGCTGCTTTTTTCGTAGTTCCTGTTTGAGAAAAATATGCAATCAGAATCTTTTTTGATCCTTCATTAGTCTTTGCTGAAGCAGAACCATTTGAATTTGACTTATCTCCAGTACTTGAATTACTAGTACCAGACTCAGTTACATTTGTAGAAGTATTTTTGTTCTGCCCAGTAGCAGAGGATTTATTACTATTGTTTGTGCACGCTACGGTGGAAAGTACCAGCATGAAAGATAGTAAAATCAATATAATTTTTTTCATAACTAATTTTCTCCTTATTACTTATTATTTATAAGATTTTTTATAAATAGAAATGCAATCTTTACGAGTCAACTGTACACGATCACAAGCAAACAAGCCTCCCATCGGTCCCATGGCATTGTCTGCCATCTTAGAGAATTCATCTGGAGTAATTCCATAATCACTCATCTTTAAATCTGCCACACCACAATCTTCCAATAGTTTATTTAGAACTTTAATAAAATCCATTGGCTCACTAGCTTCTTCCATACCCATTGCCTTCGCCATACCTATAAAACGTTCGTCACAAACATGCTTTTCAATGATATTTGTAAAATATGCACGGCATAGCATAATCAGTCC from Clostridium pasteurianum BC1 includes:
- a CDS encoding helix-turn-helix domain-containing protein — translated: MVLSKEELGKLVKESRKIKSDKIMKRYTQVMLADDIDKSQGYIGDIESGRTYPTFRVLSKIAEACEVPFSFFGSTEADALKRIIMSAYPDMSNEKVQKFLNYVLSELSDNENSPFIDIDQDLTLDILKTMYTEFKDKEKFNEYLLHKKDYPQTHVAEDTNDYIPVSRSEILDAKSAMNLILSQPGLMLNGELLSDQSKIALANAIKLGLQYAEQMQKKEKNNK
- a CDS encoding IS256 family transposase; its protein translation is MSFSRKELIKQLIKETKPTSAKDVQETLKDLFADTLKEMLEAELDDHLGYSKYDYKNKNTSNSRNGRSSKKVISDLGEFQLDVPRDRNSSFEPEVVKKNQTDISGIEDQVIGMYAKGMTTRDIATHLENIYGFEASPTLISGITDKITPIAKEWQNRPLEAVYPIIFMDAIHYKVKQDNRVINKAAYAVIGVNLDGIKEVLGIWIGANETSKYWLLVLNELKNRGVNDILIACVDGLNGFKEAIKAIYPRTEIQRCIIHQIRNSSKYVSYKDLKAFNADLKLVYTSATEDAALAELAKFEEKWGDKYLIAIRSWKANWEELSTFFKYPPEIRKIIYTTNAMESYNRQLRKVTKSKSVFPSDDALLKMLYLATMDISKKWTQSIRGWAQILAQLSIYFSDRLETVIF
- a CDS encoding ImmA/IrrE family metallo-endopeptidase; translation: MIKDIVQGVIDLYMTRDPFELCNCLDIESMLNDLGDEIKGFFQRTPDGYEIIHINTRLSEEERRYICAHELGHAILHTNMSIGFFIENKLQIRNKYEIEADRFAAELLIEDNLDSKEFSQLNVEQISRCLCVPEKLIIYKFNLDI
- a CDS encoding flavodoxin: MILLSFMLVLSTVACTNNSNKSSATGQNKNTSTNVTESGTSNSSTGDKSNSNGSASAKTNEGSKKILIAYFSQTGTTKKAAERIQELTKGDIFEIKTATPYPEDYQKLADATKKEKDENARPKLATKVENMDDYDVIFVGYPIWWHTAPMAIDTFLESYNLSGKTIVPFCTSSSSDIKESMGAINTFGAKANILEGLTANNLNDIEPWLKKIGIIK